The Lolium perenne isolate Kyuss_39 chromosome 6, Kyuss_2.0, whole genome shotgun sequence genome segment CAACTTTCTCTCAGCCTTTTGTGCACTTGCGCTAAAGTTTCGGCCGGGTGTTGCTCATTTTCAAAGTACAAATTAATGTATGCTTAAATTGTTAATTAATGCATATAAGAAGCAGGTATTTTGGAaacctgtgtgtgtgtgtttacAGGAAAAACATTATGCTGTACTCTAGCTGAACCTTTGTGTATTTCGGATTTTGATTGGAAGAACGGTAAGTAGGATAGCTCAATCAAGGTTTATTTATGGATTATCAAGTATCGGCCAAAAAGGAAAACATTACTTTTTCAATTAACCTGCTGTGAGAGCCTGTTTTTCTTTAGGGGATCCCCTTTACCTCTCTGCTCCTCTAGTTACGTTGACTTCTGCACTTTACCGGTTACAATCATCTTGGAACTGTAGTTCCTTCTTTCCGCTACATATACCCAGCATGACATTAATAGTTCGGTCCTGTTCCCAGGTTGTGGCTGTTGCTTATGCTATCATGATGACAAGAAATGAGGATCTAACTTGGCAAACCAGGGCAATTCGAGTTCTGCCTATGTTTCTTCTGCCTGCAGTATCTTCTGTGCTGTATTTAGCAGTTGTAAACTTCACAAGGATGCGTAAGTATCTTCAAACTCCTCTCAGAACATTTCGTATTTAGAAATCCCAATATTTCAATGTTTCTTttaatttttaattatttttagcGAGTAATGCATTGCTGTGGtaatataatactccctccgtctaaaatttagtgtcttagttttgtctagATACGCAATTTAGTTATGGATACATCCGTATATAGAAAAAGTTGAGATGCCTACTTTTAGGAGgagtattatttttaaacaatataTTTACATTCAATTTTGTTAAGTATGAGGCACTACGTTAGCTTCTTTCTACCATTCAACAACATGTTCATATTCGTCAGAGAATCGTACTAATCCCTGGATGCCGGGGCCAATTTTATTGTTTAGTTTCTGGCTTTAGTTTAAAATAATTCAGCGAGCATCCATTTTTTTTCATTTCTGACATGTACACTGCACAAAGCAATCCAAAATATATTTGTACACTGGCAACACAGTTTTTCTAAGTTCTTGCACATACTTCGTATTTGTGGTGTTTCTAGTTTGACTCCGCAATACCAGTCTATGCACATTTTGCTTTTATGCGATCTTATCAGAGCCCCAGAGGTGTTAGGGGTTTACTTTTATTTTACCTGACTTTCCTAGAATTTGTGCCCTGCAGTAAAGGATTTTTCTGGGGTCTGACTTCAGTGATTGTAATATGTAGCTGATTTTTTCAAGAATTTATGTTTATACTTTATAATATGGAGTTTCCAATTTGTTTGGGATGCTGATTTTTTTGTTGTTTCTATTGATATTCTGAAATTTGATGGCGGCCAGAGTGTGTCTCGAATTGTACCAATCCCTGGATGCTGGGGCCAATATTATTGATAAGTTTCTGGCTTCAGTTTATAGTAATTCAGTGAGCAtccttttttttttcatttctgaTAAGTATGCCGCATAAAGCAATCCACAATATATGTATACAGTGGCAACACAGTTATGTTTTTcaccttttgcacatcttttgtaTGTGTGGTGTTTCTGGTTGACTGCAGCACTACTAGTCTTCGCACTTTTGCTTTTATGCAATCTTATCAGAGCCTCATAGGTGTTAGGTTTACTTTTATTTTACCTGACTTTCCTAGAATTATTGTTCTGCAGTGAAGGATTGTTCTGGGGTCTGACCTCAGAGATTGTAATACTGTGCTGATATTTCAAGCATTTATGTTTATACTTTATATACAGAGTTGGAAATTTGTCTGGCATGCTGATTTGTTTACTATTTTCTATTGACATTCTGAAATTTGATGGCAGTTAAAGTGTGTTTCGAATTGTTTGGGACTTAGATTTGTGTAAATAAGCCACAAAGGAGGTTATTGTTCCCCTGGTTCATATCTATCCAAAATGGAACCACTAGTTTGTGTTATAACCAGCTTCATGGTGTTTTTTTTTTCCGAGAAAGCGTGAAACCTTTATTCCTACTCTTTATTGCCAAGTTTATTTGAAGTTTTTTTTTTCTATAATCAGATTCATAGTTTTATCCGAAAACAATCTAAAGGGGGGAAAATGTAAGGGCGCGTTATTCCTTAGCTTTATTGCCAAGTTTATTGAAGCCTTATATTATTTTGCACAACGACAAAATAAATTTGCCAAGTTCTTAGCACCAGAACTATTGTATCACCAACAAAGTATCAATCTGATAAAAAAAAACCAACAAAGTATCAATAAGCTGTCAAAAGAGCAAGGGATCAACAAATAATGATAGTTGCATAATTGCTTGACATGTTTTATGCTGGACAATTGGATTACATTCTTTTTGCCAGGAAGGATCTTTACAACTATAATATCTTGCTATATGTAGTAATATGGTCTTCTTATCGATTTCGCATAGTACACCTTGTTAGTTCATTGATTTACTTCCCTGTGTTTGCAGTTGAGCAGAAAGACGAGAAAACACTTGAAAAATTGAGGGCTGAGAGGAAATCCAAGATTGATGAGCTGAAAGAGCGGACAAATTATTACCTTACCCAACAACTTATCCAGGTCAGTGGACATTACTCAAGCTATTGAGTTCACTATTATTTGGAATAGAATTTTATCATGGCATTGCCACGCTGATTCTAAATGATGACGGAATTGTATGAACATGTGCAGAAATATGATCTCGACCCAGCTGCAAAAGCTGCTGCTGCTTCAGTTTTGGCATCTAAGCTGGGGGCTGATTCTGGCTTAAAAATACATCTTGGGGAAGAACCAAATTTGGATGCAGCAGTGGTTATGAGCAAGAATGCTGAGATATTGCCATCAGATGGGCTGAGAAACAGGAAGCAACCCAATGTGAGAGGCAGCAGGACTGGAACCACAACGTCACAAGGGGCTGAATCTAGTGCAAATCTTGGTGCTGGCCTGGAGAACGCACAGCCTCCAAGGGTTGTAGAACATTATCAAGGCTCAGGGGCAAGCGATGGTGGATGGATTGCAAAAATCGCCGCCTTACTTGTGGGGGAGGACCCATCACAGTCGTACGCTTTGATCTGTGGCAATTGCCATATGCATAATGGTAAGCTAAACTTTCTATTCTCTTCACCTTGTGCATTAGTAAGAAGATCCTAGAAATAATGGATGTGTTACCTACTAATAATAACATGCTAACGTGCAGGCTTGGCCCGGAAGGAAGATTACCCGCACATTACATACTATTGCCCACATTGCAACGCACTAAACGCATCAAAGCACTCCGCGGGGCAATACTCGGGCTCCAGCTCAGGCCATTCGACCCCAGTTGCTCCTGCTGATGGAATATCTGCTACCAGCTCAGTAGTGGAAAGTGAATTGATTAAGATGGCTGCAGCGCAGGAATCACCAAAGGAAGAGCATGCAGAGAAGCAGGAAGCGGAGGCAACTTGATGATGGCCTGCACTATTACAGCCGATCTATGTGAAATTAGTTCAGATTTGTTTGAACTGGTCCGAGCCGCAGATATAGCACTGTTGTAAATTATTATGAAATAGCGAGTGTATGATCCACAGCAACCAAGTACAATAATTGTTTAGCCAGCGTCCATCCTTGAGTGGACGAGTTTTGTTTGCAGCCGGAGACTTGTGCCTGATAAGATGAGGTTTGACCCATGAGATGGAGGCGAACAGGTGAGTTGGAGTTGGGAAacgttgatttttttttttttgtggtgATGTAAAACATAGATATTGGTCGATGCTTCTATTGTACCCATATTTGTATGCAGTAGTTCGGACGGAGACTTGGAACTGGGAAGATGGGGAAATTTTGACAGTTGTTCGATCTCATCATCATGTGTGTAACCTTGATAGCATTTCGTTTCCTCCGAGTAACGCATTCTTCCTAAGCACAGCATTCTAGCGATGTTTTCATCTTGTTTGCCAATGGAGTAATATAATCTTCTTACGCGTGGCAGTTTTCTGGTACTTGCTAGCTGTGGAGGGTATGGTGGCGTGCCGTTAGATGAGCAGACTCGCTTGTTTGGCACGGCCTCCTGTGACGGTTGGCCGTGCAGCACCGGACTGTATGTATGTGGCGAAGCAGCGACATGTTAATAGACCGCTGTACTTTTCTCCGTTGGCCGAGTCCAAGTACCCGATATGACTTTGATTGATTCTACGAAGAAGAATACAAGACGGCGAGATGGTTTCAGGCCGAGCCCCGATGAGATTAGCAGCGGCATGGAGTGGGATTTCGCCAAGCAGACTGGCTACCGTGACAGACAGCCTCTGAATCTGGTTTAAGCAGAAGACGTAGCTGGCGGGGCTGGTCAAGGGTTCGTCCCTCCCAGTCCCAGGTGGCGTGGCATGGTCCGGCCTCGACACCGCGTCCGACGATCACCCACCTCGTCTCGCCAGATGTTCGGTGGCTGGCCACAATTATTCCCTGCTACTGTAGTATTTCCTTTGGGGGTTCGCCGAGCTTTGTCGTCTGGGTTTCTTTCCCGACGATCCAAACGTTGTTTGGTTCTGGTTTACATGTGGATCCCAGTCCTACCCGCTCTGAAATCAAGTCCCAACTTTGTGAGGTCGAATTAGAGATGACCTGAACTGACTGGAACAGGAACAGGCACCCGAAATCGACCCAAACGGATTCCACAATCGACCAGGACGCGTCAGCCGAGTCCCCATCAACTCGAGCACCAAATCTAGATCACTAGATGCACACACAATCAAACAGGAAGGCTTTGCAATTGCATCGCCGCCTCTCCGATACATAATCTAGAGACCTTTTCCGTGTTTGAGATAGGTTGGCGGCGTCTACAGACTAGTAGGAGCATATAAAACTCACGCCCTGGCAGAGGCAGCGTAGGCACGGCCGGGGTAAAGGGTAGATCAGCACCATTCGTACCTAGGAGACCGCGCAAGAAACACAGCACCATCCACctccgactcctcctcctcctcttttaCCCACGCCGTCGAGGTATCGTCGTCAGGTACGCTGCAGAGAAACGCACACTCATCCTCCCTGTTTTCCCTGCTGCTTGCTTGTTCGTACTATTTCCCGTAGTACCCGATTCTTTCAGATGAACAGTATTAGCAGTAAACTTTGATTGCTCTAAGCTGGAATAGCCGTTTCCTGGCCTTTTAATTAAGGAAAAATAAATAAGGGGGCCAAAAATACAAAATACTTTTCAGGCCTGAAGAACAGCGAGAGCTTCCTCGCTTTGTTTCCCCTTCGTCGTTGAAGATCTTTTCGAGATAATTTCCCCTCGTTTCCCATCTTTTCAAGATCTTTTGTCTTTCCCGTGGGCCCACGGCTCCCGCCGATAGATTCCTGGCCCTGTTTCTTGGCTTCTATCGCGGAAGGAGGGTGGGAGGACCGCAGTCCGCAGGAGGGGGCTGCGAAGAACCTGATTTGATTCGTGGTAAGTGCAGTGGAATAATAACCAATGTTGTGGGGAATCTGTGTTGCTTCGCTTCTAATGTCGGTGGTTTCTCTATCGTCGTGATCTGGAACCAGCCGATTCCGATCGGGCCATCCCGTCTGATCAAGACTCGATTGGCTTCAGTTTTCAAGTGAGAAACGCTTCTTTTCTAGAACCGGGAGGAAATGCTCGTTTCTTCATTGCGTAAAGCACGCTTTAGTTTTCTGCGCTTACCCAGCTGCCTTTTTGTCTTGTTGCTCTTCTTATTTACGAATCATCCTTCGTGCTCAACGTGGTCGTAGCAATCTCGAGCTGCCGTTAGTCAACTAAGCCTTCCCGAGAGGATTCAGTTGGGTCAAGATGTTTTGCTTTTGGTGAGGAAATTGGGAGATTGCGCGAGGCTCAGAATAAATCTGGAGGAATCAACTGAATGTAGAGTAATTACACAGCACTTAATCTGAATATCTGATCCTCGTAACCATCTTTATTTAAATCGGATTGATCATTCGGTTCCTCTTCCACTTCAATCTGGGTGAAGGAGTCTGTAGTTCTGTACTCCGCCTTTCTATGATACATTGCATGTTTCTAGCAGCTAAATCACTCTTCCTTTCTGTGGCCCCTCTCATTGACATTGTCAAACCCATCTTCCTTTTGACTGCTCAACATAACTTCTGTTTATGGGTCAATGATGACCTAAACATTTGAAACATTTTGGTCTTCACATCTTTCTTGTTGATTGTTACTGTCACTTCATGCGAACTAGTACTACTTTAGAGTAAAGATTTGTGCTTTCCGCCCATGTTCCACATTTGATAAGCAGGTGAAACTGTCATTCTCATGAGGTCGTAAAAATAGTAGCGGAGCCCCCTGTGGGGCCAACCCGTCTAAACTTTGTGGAGTTTTATGTACTTTTTGTATACAAATATTAACAAAATAGTAGTATCGAATCAAAGATTGAAGATTGGACAAACATAGTTCCATACAACTTTGTCCAGAGTACAATAAACATCGACAATTTAATTGTAAATATGACACATGTGAATTTCTTAGTAAGCACACAACTTAAGAATCCTTTCTGAATTTTAAATGGAGAAGCCTGCTATTACCACCTATTATTGCAAATCATTGGTTGCCTTTATAATTTGGAGTTTGTTTGTTTCTgtagtcttttttttttcttgggaGAATTCGTGCCACCTTCTTGATATCTGAAGAGGGGGGCAAGGTAGCCAAATTCCGCTTTCCCTTTTCTTCTCTTCGCTTTGTCTTAATATGCCCAGCAACATTCAGAAAGGTCTCATCCTTAACCAACCTTGTAGTGTTCTGTACTGACCACTTTGCCCCTTGCTGCATTACACGCCCTCTTTCCCCTGATGCACATGCTGACATCTGTTGCTTCTAGACATGCTCCAAGAATCAGTTTCTTTTTGCCTTTCCATAAATACATCCACATCATTGGCTCTGATATTTTGTCATATGCAAGCAGGGGGAAGGGAACTACACAGCACAGGGGCAGGAATGGATGGAGGGATGGAGCTGAAGGGGTGCGTCTGCCGGATCAAGAACTGCGCCGGCCAACTTCTGTCGATGGAGGAGGATCTGGTGACTGATCTAGACGATGACTCATGGGACTTGGTCTTGAGGGACATCCGGCTGAAGGCCACCTTCTTGTATATTGATCTGAGCCGTGTGATCTCCCGAAGCGAGAACGATGAGCGCAGGAAGGCGCTCACCCTCCTCGCCAACAAATTCTTCTACTGCATGGATGAGGTGATCGATCGTTTGCTTCTCCTAAATCATTACTAGATTTCTTGCAAGAAAACAAGATGATTTACCTGTAACGGAAAGACAGCACATGTCAATTATTGTACAAAATTCTTACCAAGGCACCTGACATGTGTGCGCGTAAAATTTATTATATTAGGTTTAATATTGAAAACCTACGATTCAATCTTAGAAAGAAATACCATATCTAGTTTCCACCACACACATGGTAGTGATCAATTAGTGTTGTTCATTGTTTGAGAATTGCCTTCATATTATGTAGCAACTTCTTAATGTGGTGTTCCTGAACTATCATAACCAGTATCCATGGAAAGTTAACTCCACTTCAAATTGCTCCTTGAGAGTTCCACTGTTAGTAAGTTTCAGCTGTCAGTATAGTACCTGAGAATAGTACTCCTGAGATTTGAGAACCTTCTCAGCCTCGGTTTACCACATCATCTGGTAAAATAAAGACTAATCAGATCTTCTGGATGTCTCTAGATAGTAGATCAATACTTCTGACCCTTTAGGAAGTTGCTATGGTTCTTGACACAGATCACCCAATAAATACATGTCCATTGTCCAATGCGTTTTATTCTCATTACTTGACTAGCAATGCAGCAGACTAGTCATGGTCAAACATGAAAATCTCAAGCTTTCGTAGTTAAGTCCTTGTTGTGCACACTAAACTAAACCGGTGAAGACACAAACGTGGTCAGCTCAGTTTGTTTACTTTGTGGACGTGTTTGATGCTTTGACATAAAACTGCTCCTGGACAAATGGCAGCTAGGCGATGCGGTGACCAGCAGAAGCATCTCTGTCATGAAGATGTGCTACAACGACACCGCCGAGGCTCTCCGGGAGGTGGTCGCAGCTCTTGCTCCGCCACAGTAGCATGCTGGGTTCATAGTTCTCGTTCCATATGCCCCTGCCCCGCTGCATTGCGCTGCACTACCATGTGATGTTATGAAGCAGGGTTAACATTGTAACATCCTACGGAGGAAAGAATGGATGCGTGCTTGAAACTCTTGCAAAAGGATGAGTATGTCGTGACTCCCATGTAAGGAATCGATGTGCCTGAAGCTCGCATGGGCATTTCCCATTCTCCATCTGAGCAGTAGCGGGAGCACCTGTGTATATACATGAGGCGAGTACCTGTATGGCTGAAGCAAAGCAAGAGAAATACGAGCTACCGTGTTATGTCCCCAGAAAAAAAAATGCATGTTTTCTTCTTAATTTGTATTATATGGAATTGAATTGTAGCAGATATAATAATTTGTTGTCGTGAGATCTATGGCAGTGGCAGGTAACTCCAGTTCGTACTATAGTACTAGTTCGGCCAattcaccatcttcgactattgcGCTCTAGGAGAAACGAAATCTGCGTTCTAGAGCACAGGCGACAAGTAGCCCTTTTTAGAAAATTTGGAATCTCGGTTTTGAAGTTTCAAAAATATCCCGAAAATAAACAGGATGTATCAATGATGTATTTTACCTGTGTGCAAATTTTGAATACAGAAAACCTCGTATTCTGGTCTCAGCAAAAGATGATAAAAGTGCAAATTCAAAAGACCCTGTATTCTAGTATCAGCAAAAGATGACAAAAGTGAACAGTGCAAAATCTCGAAACTTCAAGAAATTGTCACAATTGTAATTTACTGAGTCCAGAATACATAGTATGTTGCATTGAGAATTTAAATGCTTGAAGTGTACATTGTCAGGATTCTTTTCGAGAAGGGGATCTGAAGCGAAATTTTTTGATCCACCGACATTCAAAACGATCAGTATAACAAAGTTCTAGGGATATCAGAAAACCAAAACTgatcatgggtgcatatgcaccctataTGTATAACACATATTTCAAAAAGTAAAAAAATTAGGAACAAAAATTTAGCATGTAGAGGGACACGTTCTATGAGTACACGTAAAGTTTCACGTAAAACCGACAATTTTTGTAccctatgtaaaaaagacaaataatgtctcgagaaatagactattttaacaccaaaaatttgtctttttagtACAAGACACAA includes the following:
- the LOC127325739 gene encoding uncharacterized protein At2g24330; the protein is MASPAAEGAGKEEDKPTTTTTTTTAKKGGGVLGRMWRGLFGGREDYEKRLQYLSKEEASVHARMRRRTHFSRRTVRNIIVLSVLAEVVAVAYAIMMTRNEDLTWQTRAIRVLPMFLLPAVSSVLYLAVVNFTRMLEQKDEKTLEKLRAERKSKIDELKERTNYYLTQQLIQKYDLDPAAKAAAASVLASKLGADSGLKIHLGEEPNLDAAVVMSKNAEILPSDGLRNRKQPNVRGSRTGTTTSQGAESSANLGAGLENAQPPRVVEHYQGSGASDGGWIAKIAALLVGEDPSQSYALICGNCHMHNGLARKEDYPHITYYCPHCNALNASKHSAGQYSGSSSGHSTPVAPADGISATSSVVESELIKMAAAQESPKEEHAEKQEAEAT
- the LOC127325741 gene encoding photosynthetic NDH subunit of lumenal location 3, chloroplastic; amino-acid sequence: MDGGMELKGCVCRIKNCAGQLLSMEEDLVTDLDDDSWDLVLRDIRLKATFLYIDLSRVISRSENDERRKALTLLANKFFYCMDELGDAVTSRSISVMKMCYNDTAEALREVVAALAPPQ